TGTTTGTTCGCAGAACATGACTACATCTGAAGGATCGGTCAGGATTTCGATGGCCGATTCCCCTTCTTCACCCTTGGCGACTCGTCCCAACTCTGCTTCAACTGAAACGCCAAATGTTCTAGCGACTTTGACCACAATTCTGCTGTTGGCAATATTTTCTTCAACGGGTAGCATCGAGCCATCGTACATCACTGATGTGAATCCAGCATGGATAGATCTGAATATGAGCTCAAGACTGCTCGCGTGATCAAGGTGAGCAACGACGGGTATATCGACCCTTGATGCAACATCTTTGATAAGCGCTGCGGCCAACGTCGGTCCCCAATGCTTTATACAGGTACCTGCGGCCATGAGTATTACTGGCGATCTTGCCTCTTGTGCTGCTTCAACGATTGCTACAAGGTCCTCATAAAGATGGAAGTTGAATCCCGGGATCGCGTATTTCTTTTCTTGTGCGTCTATCAAAACATCTGTAAGCGTTACTAAAGGCATGTTATCCCTCCTGAATGTCTATCATTCTATTCTTCTCTATCAGAGAATACTCATATGAGTTCTTCTCAAAGATTTCATTCAATGTATCTGCTATTCTTTCATCGGGCAAAGTGTCGCTCGGCTGATAGTTGTCAACGCAGCGTTCAATCGCTTCATCGTCCCCGACCCCATGGGCCGCGGCAAAGGCTCCACCGAGTGCGGTTAGTTCGCTCGTAGGCAGAACCCAGATTTCCCTTCGCAGTAGTGAAGCCTTGTATTTCACTAGCAGCTTGTTCAAACTCCCCCCTCCGCCACTGATTATCGGGAGTGCTTCCTCAGTTATTCTTTCGATATTGTCAACGATTCTCTTGCTTATAGAAGCGAGGTATATGTAGGCCGACTGTATCAACTGCTCCCGTTTGAGGGAAACCGGCATCTCGAGAAGTGTTATTCCTTGCAGGCCTTCGCCTGTAACAAGATCGCCGTTCACAAGGAATAGAGGCTTCGAGTTCCATTGATCGTGTTTCTCTATTTTCGTGTTCAGCCTTTCGTAGTTTTCCTTTGTGGCTTCAAATCCGGTGAGGTTCATCAAAGACTGTAGAAGCTTTCCGTAATGCCTCACGTTGCTTTCGATGTAGTACTGAAAGTCCTTATACGCTATACCCACAGTTCCTCCGGGCATGAAGGGTCCATCGAAACTAAGGGTATCAGTATTCCCGGAGATAACCGCTGCGATTACTGAGGCAGAACCCATAGAATCGAAGAGAAACTCCCTTCCTTTAGCAAAGGCTTGCGCTGCGTAAAGACCGGTGATATGATCGTGGCCTGCGCTCACTAGAGGGATACCTTCTTCGGTCTGACCTATCTGTTCACCAGTGTATGCCAGTTTACCCAAACTGTCTTCCGTTTCACCTATATATTCTACTAGCTGAGAATTCCATCTGCGTGAGTGAATGTCTACCATAAATGATCTACAGGCCTGGCTCATGTCCCAACTAGCTTTGGCTCCCATTGAGTAGGGGAGATATGAAGAGATGGGAAGCCAGTGTTCTACTGCTTCCAGCCTAGAAGACTCTCTTTGAAAGAGAATCTTGTAAATGGAAAAGGTGTAGCTGTTGT
The sequence above is drawn from the Mesotoga infera genome and encodes:
- a CDS encoding class II fructose-bisphosphate aldolase, whose product is MPLVTLTDVLIDAQEKKYAIPGFNFHLYEDLVAIVEAAQEARSPVILMAAGTCIKHWGPTLAAALIKDVASRVDIPVVAHLDHASSLELIFRSIHAGFTSVMYDGSMLPVEENIANSRIVVKVARTFGVSVEAELGRVAKGEEGESAIEILTDPSDVVMFCEQTDVDALAVAVGTVHGMQKQEANIHLDLVDAISKVSPVPLVLHGSSGASNEDLRYIATTAFSKINIGTRLKTVFTEGIREILKNNEELKDQLALLKMAAPKVKDTVKEKIELLGSGNRV
- a CDS encoding sugar kinase, which codes for MKVFLGIDIGTTNIKCLILGSNGRILDVLHSSTPKNRKKNIELLDLEAARSYIKKTIAEISEVHTLAAVAFSSFGETVVPVREGEVLSEPIMWYDRATYSLWESHKQSIDTLAPYMITGVDNSYTFSIYKILFQRESSRLEAVEHWLPISSYLPYSMGAKASWDMSQACRSFMVDIHSRRWNSQLVEYIGETEDSLGKLAYTGEQIGQTEEGIPLVSAGHDHITGLYAAQAFAKGREFLFDSMGSASVIAAVISGNTDTLSFDGPFMPGGTVGIAYKDFQYYIESNVRHYGKLLQSLMNLTGFEATKENYERLNTKIEKHDQWNSKPLFLVNGDLVTGEGLQGITLLEMPVSLKREQLIQSAYIYLASISKRIVDNIERITEEALPIISGGGGSLNKLLVKYKASLLRREIWVLPTSELTALGGAFAAAHGVGDDEAIERCVDNYQPSDTLPDERIADTLNEIFEKNSYEYSLIEKNRMIDIQEG